A part of Miscanthus floridulus cultivar M001 chromosome 6, ASM1932011v1, whole genome shotgun sequence genomic DNA contains:
- the LOC136459190 gene encoding polyphenol oxidase, chloroplastic-like — MASMSHLIAKPAPAATFPLSSPRTSSGFRPRRVTVQRVSCASPRGGERSEQDAQKHDRRDVLLGLGALGASATATLVSARRAGADPVATPDISSCGPADLPPSANVLTCCPPPSNALPVDFTLPDATSLPLRTRPAAHSVTADYVAKFNAGIAAMKALPADDPRSFAAQASVHCAYCDGSYSPEGFPGVELQVHNSWLFFPFHRCYLYFFERILGSLIGDPSFAVPFWNWDAPDGMRMPAMYADPSSQLFDPRRDGRHAPPKLINLDYNGREPRFFTDKQQVDHNLRVMYRQMVSLSPTPSLFFGSAYRAGDEPNQGPGPVENIPHGPVHIWCGDPNQPDGEDMGNFYSAGFDPLFYAHHANIDRMWSVWKGLDARRHTDLTDPDWLDASFLLYDETPKLVRIRVRDVLDIDRLRYRYQDVPLPWTAARPTVTAAARRADSFLAPAAQAAAGAAAKKAGEFPITLDEATSVTVKRPVAVQRSKAEKASKEEVLVIDGIEVDRDVAAKFDVFVNTEDHAAVGSGGRELAGSFVNVPHGHGHGHGHGKKGRGIKTKLRLALNEQLEDLKAEGDESVVVTLVSRQGKGKVKVGGVKIELMH, encoded by the exons ATGGCCTCCATGTCGCATTTAATTGCTAAGCCAGCTCCAGCTGCCACCTTTCCTCTATCCTCTCCGAGAACGAGCTCCGGCTTTAGGCCTCGCCGCGTCACCGTCCAGCGCGTCTCGTGCGCATCGCCCAGAGGCGGCGAACGCTCCGAGCAAGACGCCCAAAAGCACGACCGCCGCGACGTCCTCCTGGGCCTCGGCGCGCTCGGTGCCAGTGCCACTGCCACCCTGGTGTCCGCGCGCCGCGCCGGCGCCGACCCCGTCGCCACGCCCGACATCTCTTCATGCGGCCCGGCGGACCTTCCGCCGAGCGCCAACGTGCTGACGTGCTGCCCGCCGCCCTCGAACGCTCTGCCGGTGGACTTCACCCTCCCTGACGCCACGTCCTTGCCGCTCCGGACGCGCCCCGCCGCGCACTCGGTCACCGCGGACTACGTCGCCAAGTTCAACGCCGGGATCGCGGCGATGAAGGCGCTCCCGGCGGACGACCCGCGTAGCTTCGCGGCGCAGGCGAGCGTGCACTGCGCCTACTGCGACGGGTCGTACAGCCCCGAGGGGTTCCCCGGCGTGGAGCTCCAGGTGCACAACTCGTGGCTGTTTTTCCCCTTCCACCGGTGCTACCTCTACTTCTTCGAGCGCATCCTGGGCAGCCTGATCGGCGACCCCAGCTTCGCCGTACCGTTCTGGAACTGGGACGCGCCGGACGGGATGCGCATGCCGGCCATGTACGCGGATCCGTCGTCCCAGCTGTTCGATCCGCGGCGTGACGGCCGGCACGCGCCGCCGAAGCTGATCAATCTCGACTACAACGGGAGGGAGCCGAGGTTCTTCACTGACAAACAGCAGGTTGATCACAACCTCAGGGTCATGTACCGTCAG ATGGTATCGCTGAGCCCGACGCCGTCGCTCTTTTTCGGCAGCGCGTACCGCGCCGGCGACGAGCCGAACCAGGGGCCAGGGCCGGTGGAGAACATCCCGCATGGCCCGGTGCACATCTGGTGCGGCGACCCGAACCAGCCGGACGGCGAGGACATGGGCAACTTCTACTCGGCCGGGTTCGACCCGCTTTTCTACGCGCACCACGCCAACATCGACCGCATGTGGTCCGTCTGGAAGGGGCTCGACGCCCGGCGCCACACGGACCTCACCGACCCGGACTGGCTAGACGCCTCCTTCCTCTTGTACGACGAGACCCCCAAGCTGGTGCGCATCCGCGTGCGCGACGTGCTCGACATCGACAGGCTGCGGTACCGGTACCAGGACGTGCCGCTGCCGTGGACGGCCGCCAGGCCAACCGTGACCGCCGCGGCGCGGAGAGCGGACTCGTTCCTCGCGCCCGCGGCGCAGGCCGCCGCCGGCGCTGCCGCCAAGAAGGCGGGCGAGTTCCCCATCACGCTGGACGAGGCGACGAGCGTGACGGTGAAGAGGCCGGTCGCGGTACAGAGGAGCAAGGCGGAGAAGGCGTCCAAGGAGGAGGTGCTCGTCATCGACGGCATCGAGGTGGACAGGGACGTGGCCGCCAAGTTCGACGTGTTCGTAAACACCGAGGACCACGCCGCGGTGGGATCGGGCGGGAGGGAGCTCGCGGGGAGCTTCGTGAACGTGCCGCACGGGCATGgccacgggcacgggcacgggaaGAAGGGGAGAGGGATCAAGACCAAGCTGCGGCTCGCGTTGAACGAGCAGCTCGAGGACCTCAAGGCCGAAGGCGACGAGAGCGTGGTGGTGACCCTCGTGTCGCGGCAAGGCAAGGGTAAGGTGaaggtcggaggcgtcaagattGAGCTGATGCATTGA
- the LOC136459189 gene encoding probable serine/threonine-protein kinase PBL23, giving the protein MGLFSSAANRCSNGNRFLRSAGACCCSPSAASAPAGGVRGKEEASTSAPASAPADSKKKRWRKRKFWRKKKKAKKESGELADLVNNISAKSDVCKNVNAAEEILRSSNQNMPSRALTFSQLGAATDGFSEQNLLGEGGFGRVYKGLLDDTREVIAVKQLDRNGFQGNREFLVEVLMLSLLHHPNLVKLLGYSTDSDQRILVYEYMPKGSLEDHLLDLPPNWKPLPWHTRMQIAVGAAKGIEYLHEVANPPVIYRDLKASNILLDRDFNAKLSDFGLAKLGPMGDQSHVSTRVMGTYGYCAPEYAMTGKLTKMSDIYSFGVVLLELITGRRAIDVARPSEEQVLVHWASPLLRDKRRFVKLADPLLGRRYPVKGLYQALAVASMCLQEDAASRPGISDVVAALSFLADPQYYPPEGMQAEHKSPDRGSDRDSSPSPPKADMIRADDEMKHR; this is encoded by the exons ATGGGCCTGTTCTCATCGGCCGCTAACAGATGCAGCAACGGCAATAGGTTCCTCCGCAGCGCGGGCGCGTGCTGCTGTTCGCCGTCCGCCGCCTCCGCCCCTGCAGGTGGTGTGCGCGGCAAGGAAGAGGCATCGACGTCAGCGCCGGCTTCCGCGCCAGCAGATAGCAAGAAGAAAAGGTGGAGGAAGAGGAAGttctggaggaagaagaagaaggccaagAAGGAGAGCGGCGAGCTCGCGGACCTCGTCAACAACATTTCGGCCAAGTCGG ACGTCTGCAAGAACGTGAATGCGGCCGAGGAGATCCTACGGAGCAGCAACCAGAACATGCCCAGCAGGGCGCTGACGTTCAGCCAGCTGGGCGCCGCGACCGACGGGTTCAGCGAGCAGAACCTGCTCGGAGAAGGCGGCTTCGGCCGGGTGTACAAAGGGCTCCTCGACGACACCAGAGAGGTTATCGCCGTGAAGCAGCTGGACAGGAACGGGTTCCAGGGCAACCGCGAGTTCCTCGTGGAGGTGCTGATGCTGAGCCTCCTGCACCACCCGAACCTGGTCAAGCTGCTCGGCTACAGCACCGACTCCGACCAGCGGATCCTGGTGTACGAGTACATGCCCAAGGGCTCGCTGGAGGACCACCTCCTGGACCTGCCCCCGAACTGGAAGCCTCTGCCGTGGCACACGCGGATGCAGATCGCGGTGGGCGCGGCCAAGGGCATCGAGTACCTGCACGAGGTGGCCAACCCGCCGGTGATCTACCGCGACCTCAAGGCGTCCAACATCCTCCTGGACAGGGACTTCAACGCCAAGCTCTCCGACTTCGGGCTCGCCAAGCTGGGCCCCATGGGCGACCAGAGCCACGTCAGCACCAGGGTCATGGGCACGTACGGCTACTGCGCCCCCGAGTACGCCATGACCGGCAAGCTCACCAAGATGTCCGACATCTACAGCTTCGGCGTCGTGCTGCTCGAGCTCATCACCGGCCGCCGCGCCATCGACGTCGCCAGGCCGTCCGAGGAGCAGGTCCTCGTTCACTGG GCGTCGCCTCTGCTGAGAGACAAGAGGAGGTTCGTGAAGCTGGCCGATCCGTTGCTGGGCAGGAGGTACCCCGTGAAGGGGCTGTACCAGGCGCTCGCCGTCGCGTCCATGTGCTTGCAGGAGGACGCTGCCAGCCGGCCGGGGATCAGCGACGTCGTCGCGGCGCTCTCGTTCCTCGCCGACCCGCAATACTACCCTCCCGAAGGCATGCAAGCTGAGCACAAGAGCCCAGATCGAGGGTCAGACAGGGATAGCAGTCCCAGTCCTCCTAAGGCCGACATGATCAGGGCAGACGACGAAATGAAGCATAGATGA
- the LOC136461069 gene encoding uncharacterized protein, whose protein sequence is MSSASSFDGISTTSVAQATTGRSDSISATSPTDAFGSNDKGEPCSPPPGEAGSSASLTSSGIDGKGGAMRVTSDTASAVSTRITTNATAATTIPATDLGDTTPRREDFTTTTQFPPSLTVTCCRVGL, encoded by the coding sequence ATGTCATCAGCCTCATCGTTCGACGGGATATCCACCACCTCAGTTGCACAGGCCACTACTGGGCGTTCCGACTCTATCTCGGCCACATCCCCCACCGACGCCTTTGGCTCTAACGACAAGGGTGAgccgtgcagccctccacccggcgaggcagggagctcagCCTCCCTCACCTCTTCTGGCATAGATGGTAAAGGAGGGGCCATGAGAGTTACCTCTGACACGGCCTCTGCAGTCAGCACTAGGATCACCACcaatgccaccgccgccaccaccatacCAGCAACCGACCTAGGGGACACCACCCCCAGAAGGGAagacttcaccaccaccacccagtTCCCCCCGTCGCTCACCGTGACATGCTGCAGGGTGGGCCTCTAA